In a genomic window of Roseiflexus castenholzii DSM 13941:
- a CDS encoding type II toxin-antitoxin system Phd/YefM family antitoxin encodes MLEVNIKELRKQLAEYIARVEAGEEIIVIRQEKAVARLMPPVRPCPQFPALTEFRASIALRGEGLSETVITERRKARY; translated from the coding sequence ATGCTCGAAGTCAACATCAAAGAACTGCGGAAACAACTGGCAGAATATATTGCGCGCGTGGAGGCGGGTGAAGAAATCATCGTCATCCGGCAGGAAAAAGCTGTGGCGCGGTTGATGCCGCCAGTGCGCCCATGTCCTCAATTCCCCGCTCTGACTGAGTTTCGCGCCAGCATTGCGCTGCGAGGCGAAGGCTTGAGCGAAACGGTCATTACTGAGCGTCGGAAAGCGCGCTACTAA
- a CDS encoding sensor histidine kinase codes for MYALSRTTPALPLILSAARLLAGEQPLTARLIGLFDLLRQAIAFHDARITWWRHEPVAAATGEQWYAPNGWSIPWSDDILREVIERGATLQSAARHDIVHYGAPIVWDGRLWGVLELRGSEMHVGNEEQALIHALTPLLAATIAAGRGDGDTRALTERQQRVIEMVRAELEAPLALGELLTFLLRWALDATGAEAGAIALVDRERGELVLHAYEGYGGDPLNRDAFGEARRRWSWEVGVAGKVARTGRATLLRDVSRDPDYRAFAPEVRAELAAPIGADPPLAVLLLDSPRSVAFGESEVAFVDALCHLAVNPLRRALHYQQLLETSAHLGQVFASMPNGLVLMDQQGRVLRHNPAWLMIWGLTPDAMRDPFYIPLDLVPLLLPRMRDPLALTELCAEGQRSPTEVQSLLVRLNNPHQEVMLLSAPTRDSFGSLTGRLWIVSDVTREREADRLKSEFLSIVSHELRTPLTSIMGYTELLLARDFTPGEQREFVKTVYNEANHLYQIVEDLLGVTRLEAGNVRLDRWAVSLRQIISDLTAHLSNQISGKHTMLIDIPPYLPPVYADRDKVRQVLVNLITNAVKYSPNGGEIRLTVTEHADLPPDHPKGQFVLVAISDQGIGIAPEDLPRIWERFYRVDNGNTRRIGGTGLGLSIAKALVELHGGRIWAESKLNRGSTFSFTLPVATDLVRR; via the coding sequence ATGTACGCACTCTCGCGCACAACCCCGGCTCTTCCTCTCATTCTGAGCGCTGCGCGCCTGCTGGCCGGCGAGCAACCGCTGACTGCGCGCCTGATCGGGTTGTTCGATCTGCTGCGCCAGGCGATTGCATTCCACGACGCGCGCATCACCTGGTGGCGGCACGAGCCGGTTGCTGCGGCAACCGGCGAGCAGTGGTACGCTCCAAATGGTTGGAGCATTCCCTGGAGTGATGACATTCTGCGCGAAGTCATCGAGCGCGGCGCCACTTTGCAGAGCGCCGCCCGCCACGACATCGTCCACTATGGCGCGCCGATTGTCTGGGATGGACGGCTGTGGGGCGTACTCGAACTGCGCGGCAGCGAGATGCATGTTGGCAACGAAGAACAGGCGCTGATCCACGCGCTGACGCCGCTGCTGGCAGCCACAATTGCTGCGGGGCGCGGGGATGGCGACACGCGAGCGTTGACGGAGCGGCAGCAGCGCGTCATCGAGATGGTGCGCGCCGAACTTGAAGCGCCGCTTGCCCTAGGTGAACTGCTGACCTTTCTGCTGCGCTGGGCGCTTGATGCAACCGGCGCAGAGGCGGGCGCCATCGCTCTGGTCGATCGCGAACGGGGGGAACTGGTGCTGCATGCATACGAAGGGTATGGCGGCGATCCGCTCAACCGCGACGCCTTCGGTGAAGCGCGACGGCGCTGGAGTTGGGAGGTTGGCGTCGCCGGCAAAGTGGCGCGCACCGGGCGAGCCACGCTCCTGCGGGATGTATCACGTGACCCGGATTATCGCGCGTTCGCCCCAGAAGTGCGCGCGGAACTGGCTGCGCCAATCGGCGCCGATCCGCCGCTCGCCGTGCTCCTCCTCGATAGCCCGCGCTCGGTGGCATTTGGCGAGAGCGAGGTGGCGTTCGTCGATGCACTGTGTCATCTGGCGGTCAATCCGCTGCGTCGCGCGCTGCACTATCAGCAGTTGCTCGAAACCAGCGCCCATCTCGGTCAGGTCTTCGCCAGTATGCCGAATGGATTGGTGCTGATGGATCAGCAGGGGCGCGTGTTGCGCCACAACCCGGCGTGGCTGATGATCTGGGGATTGACTCCCGACGCGATGCGCGATCCGTTCTATATTCCCCTTGATCTTGTGCCGCTGTTGCTGCCCCGCATGCGTGATCCGCTGGCGCTGACAGAACTATGCGCCGAGGGTCAACGTTCGCCCACTGAGGTTCAGTCGTTATTGGTGCGGCTGAACAACCCGCATCAGGAGGTGATGCTCCTTTCGGCGCCCACGCGCGATAGTTTCGGATCGTTGACCGGCAGGCTCTGGATTGTCAGCGATGTGACGCGCGAACGTGAGGCGGATCGCCTGAAGAGCGAATTTCTGTCGATCGTGTCGCACGAACTGCGCACACCGCTCACGTCGATCATGGGGTACACCGAGTTGCTGTTGGCGCGCGATTTCACCCCTGGTGAACAGCGCGAGTTCGTTAAGACGGTGTACAACGAGGCGAACCACCTGTATCAGATCGTCGAGGATCTGTTGGGAGTCACGCGGTTGGAAGCCGGAAATGTGCGCCTCGATCGTTGGGCGGTGTCGCTGCGCCAGATCATCAGCGATCTGACGGCGCACCTCAGCAACCAGATCAGCGGCAAACACACGATGCTGATCGATATTCCACCATATCTGCCGCCGGTCTACGCCGACCGCGACAAGGTCCGGCAGGTGCTGGTCAATCTGATTACGAACGCGGTGAAATACTCGCCGAACGGCGGCGAAATCCGGCTCACGGTCACCGAACACGCCGACCTTCCGCCCGACCATCCGAAGGGGCAGTTTGTCCTGGTTGCGATCAGCGACCAGGGGATCGGCATCGCTCCTGAAGACCTGCCACGCATCTGGGAACGCTTCTACCGCGTCGATAATGGCAACACCCGTCGCATCGGCGGGACGGGTCTCGGTTTGTCCATCGCCAAGGCGCTCGTCGAACTACACGGTGGGCGTATCTGGGCGGAGAGCAAACTCAACAGGGGGAGCACCTTCTCCTTCACCCTTCCGGTCGCTACCGACCTGGTGCGGCGGTAG
- a CDS encoding ABC transporter substrate-binding protein: protein MKILDRKLALAMLLALIVPILAACGGGAAQAPVRETVVVTAEPIRETVVVRETVVAEAPTAAPAGAFTTPHPILGDVRVRQAIAYCTNRPELIQSVYSYLTPEQQQGLLMDTNLPKTHWAAASEADGIVTYPFDPEKGKALLDEAGWKLAEGATVRSKDGVPLSLEFTTTNAQFRITWATVLEKQLLTNCGIQIIRKHAPASWWFGGASGLRRRDFELGAFAWVGEADPGGRTLYACDQIPLPENNWNGQNYMGWCNETASKAITAANNTLNREERIKNYKAFQVEFTKDMVSLPLFQRLEAYAWNKALKGLKPDPTEYITANAYEWERSDNGDTIILGFTQEPASMFTLVESAAVQRQAAQLVEGVLTTQYSYDFQAVLQDGLSTIESGKAKNEVVEVKEGDKVWDVTGAAVELKPGVEVVNSDGETVKYESGTVKMNQLTVTYDLIKGIKWSDGEPLKKADLELAVKIVCDPESGNVSLTFCESHDNANGVTFNSDTSYTIKFLPGVQWPIYFTAPYGGYPSHVTISDGRKLADVPAKEWATLPEVAELPLGYGPYILKEWNKGQNMKFEANPNFVLGAPKVKNIVIQFYADTNAAVAALLTGEVDILEKATLGAGPEVETVLKAAAEGKIEAKTDASPTWEHMDMNLFVR, encoded by the coding sequence ATGAAGATTCTCGACAGGAAACTTGCGCTGGCGATGCTGCTGGCGTTGATAGTTCCAATTCTGGCAGCCTGTGGCGGCGGCGCGGCACAGGCGCCGGTCCGCGAAACGGTCGTGGTGACCGCCGAGCCAATCCGCGAAACCGTGGTGGTCCGCGAGACGGTGGTGGCGGAAGCTCCTACGGCGGCGCCAGCAGGGGCATTCACCACACCGCACCCGATTCTTGGCGACGTGCGCGTGCGTCAGGCGATTGCCTACTGCACCAACCGACCGGAACTGATCCAGTCGGTCTATAGCTACCTGACGCCGGAGCAGCAGCAGGGGCTGCTGATGGACACCAACCTGCCCAAGACGCACTGGGCGGCGGCGAGCGAGGCGGACGGCATCGTGACCTATCCGTTTGACCCGGAGAAAGGCAAGGCGCTGCTCGATGAGGCGGGCTGGAAATTGGCAGAGGGCGCGACTGTGCGCTCGAAAGATGGCGTGCCGCTGTCGCTCGAGTTCACGACGACCAACGCACAGTTCCGTATCACCTGGGCGACGGTGCTGGAAAAACAGTTGCTGACCAACTGCGGCATCCAGATCATCCGCAAGCACGCCCCGGCATCCTGGTGGTTTGGTGGCGCCTCCGGTCTGCGTCGGCGCGATTTTGAGCTTGGCGCGTTCGCATGGGTCGGCGAAGCGGATCCGGGCGGCCGCACGCTCTATGCCTGCGACCAGATTCCGCTGCCAGAAAACAACTGGAATGGCCAGAACTACATGGGTTGGTGCAATGAGACCGCCAGCAAGGCGATCACTGCAGCCAACAATACGCTGAACCGCGAGGAGCGCATCAAGAACTACAAGGCGTTCCAGGTTGAGTTCACGAAGGATATGGTCAGCCTGCCGTTGTTCCAGCGCCTGGAGGCGTATGCCTGGAATAAGGCGCTGAAGGGGTTGAAGCCTGACCCGACCGAGTATATCACGGCCAACGCCTACGAGTGGGAGCGCAGCGATAATGGCGACACCATTATTCTGGGTTTCACCCAGGAGCCGGCTTCGATGTTTACGCTGGTCGAGAGCGCGGCGGTGCAGCGCCAGGCGGCGCAACTCGTCGAGGGCGTGTTGACGACCCAGTATAGCTACGACTTCCAGGCGGTGCTGCAGGATGGTCTCTCCACCATTGAGAGCGGCAAGGCGAAGAATGAGGTCGTTGAGGTCAAAGAAGGCGATAAGGTCTGGGATGTCACCGGCGCCGCAGTCGAACTCAAGCCGGGAGTGGAAGTCGTCAACTCCGATGGCGAGACGGTCAAGTATGAGAGCGGCACGGTCAAGATGAACCAGCTCACCGTCACCTACGACCTCATCAAGGGGATCAAGTGGTCCGACGGCGAGCCGCTGAAGAAGGCGGACCTGGAACTGGCGGTGAAGATTGTCTGCGATCCTGAGTCGGGCAACGTCAGTCTTACCTTCTGCGAGTCGCACGACAATGCCAACGGTGTCACCTTCAACAGCGACACCAGCTACACGATTAAGTTCCTACCCGGTGTCCAGTGGCCAATCTACTTCACGGCGCCGTATGGCGGCTACCCCTCGCATGTGACCATTTCGGACGGGCGGAAGCTGGCGGATGTGCCGGCCAAGGAGTGGGCGACGCTGCCGGAGGTTGCTGAGTTGCCGCTGGGGTATGGTCCCTACATTCTGAAGGAGTGGAACAAGGGCCAGAATATGAAGTTCGAGGCGAACCCGAACTTCGTCCTCGGCGCTCCGAAGGTCAAGAATATCGTGATCCAGTTCTATGCCGACACCAACGCTGCCGTGGCGGCGCTGCTGACCGGTGAGGTCGATATTCTGGAGAAGGCGACGCTCGGCGCCGGTCCTGAGGTGGAGACGGTGCTCAAGGCGGCGGCGGAGGGCAAGATTGAAGCCAAGACCGATGCCAGCCCAACCTGGGAGCACATGGATATGAACCTGTTTGTCCGGTAG
- a CDS encoding ABC transporter permease has product MTAYLVRRLIQMVIVTVLSAMLGYSLLYLAPGGPLLFLQQMQNTGQRRVTEEDIARLKARYELDLYLPIRFTRWLIGFPAGPIQVGGVNLISPDTVVGCAIPGQVRLRYPDGTVEIREEGCVRDVTLADLAERRTSRGILFGDFGLSQQIARDRPISDLLMTRLPYTIQLMGVSTLLAILIGVPIGIYSAVRQYSRFDYAMTGITFVGSSLPTLFMGVMAILIFSVLAKDAGLPYLPSGGAQGIRNYDIPWIGTVQAGSTLDRTLRFIMPCAVLTFFNIAAWSRFIRSSMLEVLRQDYVRTARAKGVRERAVITKHALRNALIPFVTLLAGVLPTLVAGAAITESVFNWPGMGRLLVDALGRSDYTVAMAILFISTVLVLIGYLISDILYTVVDPRIRLA; this is encoded by the coding sequence ATGACGGCGTATCTTGTTCGACGCTTGATCCAGATGGTGATTGTCACTGTCCTTTCGGCGATGCTCGGCTATTCGTTGTTGTACCTTGCGCCGGGAGGACCATTGTTGTTTTTGCAGCAGATGCAGAACACCGGGCAGCGCCGGGTGACAGAAGAAGATATTGCGCGCCTGAAAGCGCGGTATGAACTTGACCTCTATTTGCCCATCCGCTTTACCCGCTGGCTGATCGGCTTCCCCGCCGGTCCAATCCAGGTCGGCGGCGTGAACCTGATCTCGCCGGATACAGTGGTTGGGTGCGCTATCCCCGGTCAGGTGCGCCTGCGTTACCCCGATGGCACGGTCGAAATCCGGGAAGAAGGGTGTGTGCGTGATGTGACCCTGGCAGACCTGGCCGAGCGCCGCACTAGCCGCGGTATTCTGTTCGGCGATTTCGGGTTATCGCAGCAGATCGCGCGCGACCGTCCGATCAGCGATCTGTTGATGACCCGCTTGCCCTACACGATCCAGTTGATGGGCGTCTCGACGCTGCTGGCGATTCTGATCGGTGTGCCGATCGGCATCTATTCGGCGGTGCGCCAGTATTCACGCTTCGACTATGCAATGACCGGTATTACGTTCGTTGGCTCGTCGCTGCCGACTCTCTTCATGGGTGTGATGGCGATTCTGATCTTTTCGGTGCTGGCAAAGGACGCCGGGTTGCCGTACCTGCCATCCGGCGGTGCGCAGGGTATTCGTAACTACGATATTCCCTGGATTGGCACGGTGCAGGCCGGTTCGACGCTGGATCGCACCCTGCGCTTTATCATGCCGTGCGCGGTGTTGACTTTCTTCAATATCGCCGCCTGGAGCCGTTTCATTCGCTCCAGTATGCTCGAAGTGCTGCGGCAGGATTATGTGCGCACAGCGCGCGCCAAAGGCGTGCGGGAACGCGCGGTGATTACCAAGCACGCGCTGCGCAATGCGCTGATCCCGTTTGTGACCCTGCTTGCGGGTGTGTTGCCGACGCTGGTGGCCGGCGCGGCGATTACCGAATCGGTGTTCAACTGGCCCGGCATGGGGCGATTGCTGGTCGATGCGCTGGGACGTAGCGACTACACGGTGGCAATGGCGATCCTGTTCATCAGTACAGTTCTGGTGTTGATCGGATATCTCATCTCCGATATTCTGTACACGGTCGTCGATCCGCGCATCCGTCTCGCGTGA
- a CDS encoding ABC transporter permease, which translates to MATTTSTPAAPGAIERLRPRSEGQWAVVFRRFRRHRLAMASLAILILIFTASILAPWIAPFPRDDIGLNRTRLPPMSADPATGQIHILGTDHLGRDFFTRVIYAARVSLMVAISVTTLVAIIGTTLGLLAGFFGGWVDNTISRVMEFVATIPDLPILLILSAIMIQNADLIVLPSWIIGPVAWIMAVPNREATQVALLILVLASLGWVGVARLMRGMVLQVREMQYIESARALGGSNAWILLKHVFPNAFPPLIVAFTLGLNGALVSEVAISFLGFGVQDPTPTWGNMMGFATSYMFNHPWMPLIPGLPIFLCSLAFNFIGDGLRDALDPRLKL; encoded by the coding sequence ATGGCTACCACGACATCGACACCGGCGGCGCCTGGCGCTATCGAGCGATTGCGACCGCGATCCGAAGGGCAGTGGGCGGTTGTCTTTCGCCGGTTTCGTCGCCACCGTCTGGCAATGGCGAGCCTCGCCATTCTGATCCTTATCTTTACTGCGTCGATCCTGGCGCCATGGATCGCTCCCTTCCCACGTGACGATATCGGGCTGAACCGCACCCGTCTGCCGCCGATGAGCGCCGATCCGGCGACCGGGCAGATCCATATCCTCGGCACCGACCATCTGGGACGCGATTTCTTCACCCGCGTGATCTATGCGGCGCGTGTGTCGCTCATGGTGGCGATTTCGGTGACGACCCTGGTAGCGATCATCGGCACGACCCTGGGTTTGCTGGCAGGGTTCTTTGGCGGTTGGGTCGATAATACGATTAGTCGTGTGATGGAGTTCGTGGCAACAATCCCGGACCTGCCAATTCTGCTGATCCTCAGCGCAATTATGATCCAGAATGCCGATCTGATCGTCCTGCCTTCCTGGATCATCGGTCCGGTTGCGTGGATTATGGCGGTGCCGAACCGCGAGGCGACGCAGGTGGCGCTGCTGATCCTGGTGCTCGCGTCGCTCGGTTGGGTTGGTGTGGCGCGCCTGATGCGCGGCATGGTGCTTCAGGTCCGCGAAATGCAGTATATCGAGTCGGCGCGCGCGCTTGGCGGCTCGAATGCCTGGATTCTGCTTAAGCACGTCTTTCCGAATGCCTTCCCGCCGCTGATTGTGGCGTTTACCCTTGGTCTCAACGGTGCGCTGGTCAGCGAGGTGGCCATCAGTTTCCTCGGCTTCGGCGTGCAGGACCCGACGCCAACCTGGGGTAATATGATGGGTTTTGCCACCAGTTATATGTTCAATCACCCCTGGATGCCGCTCATTCCTGGGTTGCCGATCTTTCTCTGTTCGCTGGCGTTCAATTTTATTGGCGATGGGTTGCGTGATGCGCTTGATCCGCGCTTGAAACTGTAA
- a CDS encoding ABC transporter ATP-binding protein produces the protein MAAHSDVLLEVRGLKTYFYTEAGVVRAVDGIDLKVRRGEALGIVGESGCGKSVTSLSIMRLIQDPPGRIVEGEIIFDGMNIRSLSDEEMRHIRGNRVSMIFQQPTTCLNPVFKVGDQIIEALEIHQGLRGEEARRRAVELLSLVGLPDPERRINQYPHELSGGQAQRVMIAMALACNPELLIADEPTTALDVTIQAQILDLMRELREKINTAIILITHDMGVVAEMVDTVAVMYAGQVVEYADVRSIFAEPKHPYTQGLLASIPVLGEIVDELATIPGTVPSLINPPTGCRFADRCAQRFARCDEPPPMFTLNGGRQVRCWLYAPDAQPA, from the coding sequence ATGGCTGCCCATAGCGATGTTCTCCTCGAAGTTCGAGGGTTGAAGACCTACTTTTATACTGAAGCCGGTGTCGTGCGCGCGGTCGATGGTATCGATCTGAAGGTGCGTCGCGGTGAGGCGCTTGGTATCGTCGGCGAAAGCGGGTGTGGCAAGAGCGTGACGTCGCTCTCGATCATGCGCCTGATCCAGGACCCTCCCGGACGAATCGTCGAGGGTGAGATTATTTTCGATGGCATGAATATTCGCTCGCTCAGCGACGAGGAGATGCGTCATATTCGCGGTAATCGCGTCTCGATGATTTTCCAGCAACCAACCACGTGTCTCAATCCGGTGTTTAAGGTCGGTGATCAGATCATCGAGGCGCTCGAGATTCATCAGGGGTTGCGCGGCGAAGAGGCGCGCAGACGCGCGGTTGAACTCTTGTCGCTCGTCGGTCTTCCCGACCCGGAACGGCGCATCAATCAGTATCCGCACGAATTGTCGGGTGGGCAGGCGCAGCGTGTGATGATTGCCATGGCGCTGGCATGCAATCCCGAACTCCTGATCGCCGATGAGCCGACGACGGCGCTCGATGTGACGATTCAGGCGCAGATTCTTGACCTCATGCGCGAATTGCGCGAAAAGATCAATACGGCGATCATTCTGATCACCCACGATATGGGGGTGGTCGCCGAAATGGTCGATACCGTCGCAGTGATGTACGCCGGGCAGGTCGTCGAGTATGCCGATGTGCGCAGTATCTTCGCCGAGCCGAAGCATCCCTACACCCAGGGGTTGCTGGCGTCGATCCCGGTCCTTGGCGAAATCGTCGATGAACTGGCGACCATTCCCGGTACGGTGCCAAGCCTGATCAATCCGCCAACCGGGTGTCGCTTCGCCGACCGCTGCGCACAGCGGTTTGCGCGCTGTGATGAGCCGCCGCCGATGTTCACCCTGAACGGTGGGCGGCAGGTGCGCTGCTGGCTGTATGCGCCCGATGCGCAACCTGCTTGA
- a CDS encoding ABC transporter ATP-binding protein — MMATVMQRSVSGDTLLEVNNLVKHFPIKGGILRRTVAVVKAVDGVSFSLKRGETLGLVGESGCGKTTTGRTILRLEKATDGEVIFDGKDVLAASGSQLKALRRDMQIVFQDPYASLDPRMTIGESVAEGLTIHGIGSKVERVERVREVLAKVGMHPSHMERFPHEFSGGQRQRIGIARALVMNPKLIVCDEPVSALDVSIQSQVLNLLRNLQQEFGLTYLFIAHNLSVVEHISNRVGVMYLGKMVELADRTELFRRPLHPYTKALISAIPIPNPNIRRERIILQGDVPSPINPPKGCRFHPRCWMARDICREVEPAFEEKMPGHWSACHFAQDVSP; from the coding sequence ATGATGGCAACTGTCATGCAGCGCAGCGTGTCGGGTGATACGCTGCTGGAAGTCAATAATCTGGTCAAGCACTTCCCGATCAAGGGCGGTATTCTCCGCCGCACGGTCGCGGTCGTTAAGGCGGTCGACGGCGTCAGTTTCTCGCTCAAACGCGGTGAGACGCTGGGGTTGGTCGGTGAGAGCGGGTGTGGCAAAACGACGACCGGACGCACTATTCTGCGTCTTGAGAAGGCAACCGATGGCGAGGTGATCTTTGATGGGAAGGATGTGCTCGCCGCTTCTGGCAGTCAGTTGAAGGCGTTGCGCCGCGATATGCAGATCGTCTTCCAGGACCCGTATGCCTCGCTCGACCCGCGCATGACGATTGGCGAGAGTGTGGCGGAAGGGTTAACCATCCACGGCATTGGCAGCAAAGTCGAGCGGGTCGAGCGGGTGCGCGAAGTGCTGGCGAAGGTCGGTATGCATCCGAGCCATATGGAGCGCTTTCCGCACGAGTTCTCCGGCGGGCAGCGGCAGCGCATCGGCATTGCGCGCGCGCTGGTGATGAACCCCAAGTTGATCGTGTGCGATGAGCCGGTGTCGGCGCTCGATGTGTCGATCCAGTCGCAGGTGCTCAACCTGCTGCGCAATCTGCAACAGGAATTCGGGCTGACCTACCTGTTCATCGCGCATAACCTCAGCGTGGTTGAGCATATCAGCAATCGCGTGGGGGTGATGTACCTGGGGAAGATGGTCGAATTGGCGGACCGCACGGAACTTTTCCGCCGTCCGCTCCATCCGTATACGAAGGCGTTGATCTCGGCCATTCCAATTCCGAACCCCAACATTCGGCGTGAACGGATTATTTTGCAGGGTGATGTGCCCAGCCCGATCAACCCGCCGAAGGGGTGCCGCTTCCATCCACGTTGCTGGATGGCGCGCGATATTTGCCGCGAGGTCGAACCCGCGTTCGAGGAGAAAATGCCTGGCCACTGGTCGGCATGTCATTTCGCCCAAGACGTTTCACCATAA
- a CDS encoding ABC transporter ATP-binding protein, with amino-acid sequence MSQPLLVVKNLETQFKTQDGIVKAVNNVSFHVDRGETLGIVGESGSGKSVTSLSIMRLIPNPPGKIVGGQIIFDGENLLDYTDEEMRHIRGNRIAMIFQDPMTSLNPVLTIGRQITESLELHMKLTPREARKRAIELLQMVGIPSAERRLDDYPHQFSGGMRQRVMIAMALSCNPELLIADEPTTALDVTIQAQILELIQRLQHELGTAVIIITHDLGVVAGMADRVVVMYAGRIVEEGPTDEIFARPRMPYTIGLLRSIPRLDEDEDRKLTPIRGLPPDLINLPQICPFSPRCDYFIPGKCDQQVPPLREVVPGHKAACLFDITLETPLPITGDEVPA; translated from the coding sequence ATGTCACAACCGTTGCTCGTCGTCAAGAACCTTGAGACCCAGTTCAAGACCCAGGACGGCATCGTCAAAGCTGTCAACAATGTCTCCTTTCATGTCGATCGCGGTGAGACTCTCGGCATCGTCGGCGAGAGCGGTTCGGGGAAGAGCGTCACCTCGCTCTCGATTATGCGCCTCATTCCCAACCCTCCGGGGAAGATCGTCGGTGGACAGATTATCTTCGATGGCGAGAACCTGCTTGATTATACCGACGAAGAGATGCGCCACATTCGCGGCAACCGGATTGCGATGATTTTCCAGGACCCAATGACATCACTCAATCCGGTGCTGACAATCGGGCGGCAGATCACCGAGTCGCTCGAACTTCATATGAAATTGACTCCGCGCGAGGCGCGTAAACGGGCAATTGAGCTGTTGCAGATGGTCGGCATCCCCAGCGCTGAACGCCGACTCGATGACTACCCGCACCAGTTTTCCGGCGGAATGCGGCAGCGCGTCATGATTGCGATGGCGCTGTCGTGCAACCCGGAACTGCTGATTGCCGATGAGCCGACGACTGCGCTCGACGTGACGATCCAGGCGCAGATTCTCGAACTCATTCAACGGTTGCAACACGAACTCGGCACAGCCGTCATTATTATCACTCACGACCTTGGGGTCGTCGCCGGCATGGCCGACCGGGTGGTGGTGATGTATGCCGGGCGGATTGTGGAAGAGGGACCTACCGACGAGATTTTTGCCCGTCCACGCATGCCGTATACCATTGGTCTGTTGCGCTCGATCCCGCGCCTTGATGAGGACGAAGATCGGAAGTTGACGCCGATTCGCGGTCTGCCGCCGGACCTGATCAATCTGCCGCAGATCTGTCCGTTTAGCCCGCGTTGCGATTATTTCATTCCCGGCAAATGCGACCAGCAGGTCCCGCCGTTGCGCGAGGTTGTTCCCGGTCATAAGGCGGCCTGCCTGTTTGATATTACGCTTGAGACGCCGCTCCCCATCACCGGCGATGAAGTGCCGGCGTAG
- a CDS encoding ABC transporter ATP-binding protein yields MSDTSTDLIQVRNLKMHFPVMKGAIIKRTVGHVKAVDGVTFSIKRGETLGLVGESGCGKSTTGRAILQLYKPTAGEVIFQGADLTRLQGEELRRMRRKVQMIFQDPYASLNPRMTVGDIIGEPIAVHNLRQGKAAIRERVQELLELVGLNPYFINRYPHEFSGGQRQRIGIARALAVEPEFVVCDEPVSALDVSIQAQVLNLLEDLQHRLGLTYLFIAHGLAVVKHISDRVAVMYLGKVVELAEGKTLYAMPMHPYTQALLSAAPIPDPTVERKRQRIILEGDVPSPLNPPPGCHFHTRCPIAIDRCKVEEPPFEDYGDGHFVACWRARESIELMERHAVRPS; encoded by the coding sequence ATGAGTGATACTTCGACCGACCTGATTCAGGTGCGCAACCTGAAGATGCATTTTCCGGTGATGAAGGGCGCGATTATCAAGCGCACCGTCGGGCATGTCAAAGCGGTTGACGGAGTGACGTTCTCGATCAAGCGCGGCGAGACGTTAGGGCTTGTGGGAGAGAGCGGATGCGGCAAATCGACCACCGGACGCGCCATTCTGCAACTCTACAAGCCAACCGCCGGCGAAGTGATCTTCCAGGGCGCCGATCTGACCCGTCTTCAGGGTGAAGAGTTGCGCCGCATGCGGCGTAAGGTGCAAATGATCTTTCAGGACCCGTATGCTTCGCTCAATCCGCGGATGACGGTCGGCGACATTATCGGCGAGCCGATTGCCGTGCACAATCTGCGCCAGGGAAAGGCTGCCATCCGTGAACGGGTGCAGGAATTGCTCGAACTCGTCGGTCTCAATCCGTACTTTATCAACCGCTACCCCCACGAATTCTCCGGCGGGCAGCGGCAGCGCATCGGCATCGCGCGCGCGCTGGCGGTCGAACCGGAGTTCGTGGTGTGCGACGAGCCGGTGTCGGCACTCGATGTGTCGATCCAGGCGCAGGTGCTTAATCTGCTCGAAGACCTTCAGCATCGCCTGGGTTTGACGTACCTGTTCATCGCGCACGGTCTGGCAGTCGTAAAGCATATCAGCGACCGGGTGGCAGTGATGTATTTGGGGAAGGTCGTCGAACTGGCGGAGGGAAAGACACTCTACGCCATGCCGATGCATCCCTACACGCAGGCGCTCCTGTCCGCTGCTCCCATTCCCGACCCGACGGTCGAGCGGAAACGGCAACGCATCATCCTGGAAGGCGATGTGCCAAGTCCGCTCAATCCACCTCCGGGATGCCATTTTCACACCCGTTGCCCGATTGCCATCGACCGCTGCAAGGTCGAGGAGCCGCCCTTCGAGGATTACGGTGATGGGCATTTCGTCGCCTGCTGGCGTGCGCGCGAGTCGATTGAGTTGATGGAACGGCACGCGGTGCGTCCGTCGTAG